In Bactrocera oleae isolate idBacOlea1 chromosome 3, idBacOlea1, whole genome shotgun sequence, a genomic segment contains:
- the Cox10 gene encoding protoheme IX farnesyltransferase, mitochondrial: MFLLWRTYPRCYIKTLKVTRYFPICHISNRINAERKCLNVVEAPVTTVSSLDQKCKDVTKDLTQNVIGNDTKGNLWHPSPNTELKHMASYLKKLSKFRLTSLVVITAMSGYAMAPAPFEFCTFLSCTVGTCLVSAAANAINQYHEVPFDSQMNRTKNRVLVTGQLTPLHSVKFAIISATAGLSLLYFGVNGLTAALGASNLFLYTSVYTPLKRISILNTWIGSIVGAIPPLMGWSGCTGNLDVSAFVLAGVLFAWQFPHFNALSWNLRPDYSRAGYRMMSVTNPALCRKTALRYTALIALLSAYAPVLNLTSYWFALESFPLNAYFCYLAYKFYKKSDSNTSRMLFRFSLIHLPLLMLLFLLNKKRWFITENKSCVPEMHMGELGCVNSLSGQSAKSKLIM; this comes from the exons ATGTTTCTTCTTTGGAGAACCTATCCGAGgtgttatataaaaactttgaaa GTCACTAGGTATTTCCCTATTTGTCATATATCGAATCGTATTAATGCTGAGAGAAAATGTCTAAACGTGGTAGAGGCACCTGTTACAACAGTATCATCCCTTGACCAAAAATGTAAGGATGTCACTAAAGATTTGACACAAAATGTGATTGGAAATGATACTAAAGGTAATTTATGGCACCCCAGTCCAAATACAGAGTTAAAACACATGGCgagctatttaaaaaaattgtcgaaatttcGTTTGACGt CTCTTGTGGTAATAACTGCGATGAGCGGATATGCAATGGCCCCGGCTCCTTTTGAGTTCTGCACTTTTCTATCATGCACTGTGGGTACGTGTTTAGTTTCTGCTGCCGCTAATGCAATAAACCAATATCACGAAGTACCATTTGATTCACAAATGAATAGAACTAAAAATCGCGTTTTGGTCACTGGACAGTTAACACCTCTGCATTCAGTTAAATTTGCGATTATATCAGCAACGGCGGGGTTGAGTTTGCTTTATTTTGGAGTGAATGGGTTAACGGCTGCTTTAGGGGCTTCgaacttgtttttatatacatctGTCTACACGCCTTTAAAAAgaataagtattttaaatacatgGATCGGATCGATTGTGGGTGCTATTCCTCCGCTGATGGGATGGTCTGGTTGTACTGGAAACCTTGATGTATCAGCATTTGTACTAGCAGGAGTACTCTTTGCTTGGCAATTTCCTCACTTCAATGCATTGTCATGGAATCTCCGACCTGATTATTCGCGTGCTGGGTATCGAATGATGTCCGTGACTAATCCCGCGTTATGTCGAAAAACAGCTTTGAGGTATACTGCATTAATTGCATTGTTATCTGCATATGCGCCCGTTTTAAATTTGACATCATATTGGTTTGCTTTGGAATCATTTCCTTTAAACGCTTACTTTTGCTATTTGG catacaaattttataaaaaatcggaTAGTAATACTTCGAGAATGTTATTTCGTTTTTCTCTTATCCATCTACCATTATTGATGTTGCTAttcttattgaataaaaaacggTGGTTTATAACAGAAAACAAAAGCTGTGTTCCTGAGATGCATATGGGTGAGCTTGGCTGTGTAAATTCTTTGAGTGGACAATCGGCTAAATCAAAACTGATTATGTAa